In Streptomyces sp. NBC_01717, one DNA window encodes the following:
- a CDS encoding glutamine synthetase family protein, whose protein sequence is MADRTPPLEVEELRILVESGEIDTVVLAFPDMQGRLQGKRFAARFFLDEVLEHGTEGCNYLLAVDTDMNTVDGYAMSSWERGYGDFAMHPDLTTLRRVPWNDGTAMVVADLAWEDGTPVVAAPRQILRRQLERLAEHGFTAHVGTELEFIVFKDTYEEAWDRNYRDLTPANQYNIDYSVLGTGRIEPLLRRIRNEMAAAGLTVESAKGECNPGQHEIVFRYDEALVTCDQHAVYKTGAKEIAAQEGVALTFMAKFNEREGNSCHIHLSLQDADGRNVMAGEAGGMSPVMRHFLAGQLAALRDFSLLYAPNINSYKRFQPGSFAPTAVAWGHDNRTCSLRVVGHGRSTRFENRLPGGDVNPHLAVAGLIAAGLHGIEQKLELPEPCEGNAYTTAYDHVPTTLREAAGLWEKSDLAKAAFGDDVVAHYRNMARVELEAFDAAVTDWELRRSFERL, encoded by the coding sequence GTGGCAGACCGCACACCCCCGCTGGAGGTCGAGGAACTACGGATCCTCGTCGAGAGCGGTGAGATCGACACTGTCGTCCTGGCCTTCCCCGACATGCAGGGACGGCTGCAGGGCAAGCGGTTCGCCGCCCGCTTCTTCCTCGACGAGGTCCTGGAACACGGCACGGAGGGCTGCAACTATCTGCTCGCCGTCGACACCGACATGAACACCGTCGACGGCTACGCCATGTCCTCCTGGGAGCGCGGCTACGGCGACTTCGCCATGCACCCCGACCTCACCACCCTGCGGCGCGTCCCATGGAACGACGGCACGGCCATGGTCGTCGCCGACCTCGCCTGGGAGGACGGCACACCCGTTGTCGCCGCGCCCCGCCAGATCCTCCGCCGCCAGCTGGAGCGTCTCGCCGAGCACGGTTTCACCGCGCATGTCGGCACCGAGCTCGAATTCATCGTCTTCAAGGACACCTACGAAGAGGCGTGGGACCGGAACTACCGCGATCTGACCCCGGCCAACCAGTACAACATCGACTACTCGGTCCTCGGCACCGGCCGCATCGAACCCCTGCTCCGTCGCATCCGCAACGAGATGGCGGCCGCGGGCCTGACCGTCGAGTCCGCGAAGGGTGAGTGCAACCCCGGACAGCACGAGATCGTCTTCCGGTACGACGAGGCCCTGGTCACCTGCGACCAGCACGCCGTCTACAAGACCGGTGCCAAGGAGATCGCCGCCCAGGAGGGCGTCGCGCTCACCTTCATGGCCAAGTTCAACGAGCGCGAGGGCAACTCCTGCCACATCCACCTCTCCCTCCAGGACGCGGACGGGCGCAACGTCATGGCGGGCGAAGCGGGCGGCATGTCCCCGGTGATGCGCCACTTCCTCGCCGGACAGCTCGCCGCACTGCGCGATTTCTCCCTGCTCTACGCGCCGAACATCAACTCGTACAAGCGCTTCCAGCCCGGCTCGTTCGCCCCCACCGCGGTCGCCTGGGGCCACGACAACCGCACCTGTTCGCTCCGCGTCGTCGGTCACGGCCGCTCGACCCGGTTCGAGAACCGGCTGCCCGGCGGTGACGTCAACCCGCACCTCGCCGTCGCCGGTCTGATCGCCGCCGGCCTGCACGGCATCGAGCAGAAGCTCGAACTCCCCGAACCCTGCGAGGGCAACGCCTACACCACCGCGTACGACCACGTCCCCACCACACTCCGTGAAGCCGCCGGCCTCTGGGAGAAGAGCGACCTGGCGAAGGCGGCCTTCGGCGACGACGTCGTCGCGCACTACCGCAACATGGCGCGCGTCGAACTCGAAGCATTCGACGCAGCGGTGACCGACTGGGAGCTCCGTCGCTCCTTCGAACGTCTGTGA
- a CDS encoding LysR family transcriptional regulator, protein MPSDAPAPVLLSHRVPDLGALELLLAVARHGSLGRAARDVGITQPAASSRIRSMERQLGVALLDRSPRGSRLTDAGALVTDWARRIVEAAEAFDVGAQALRDRRDSRLRVAASMTIAEYLLPGWLIALRAARPDTAVSLLAGNSAAVAGRLLAGEADLGFVEGLFIPEGLDGTVIAHDRLVVVVAPSHAWAGRRTPLTPQELAATPLILRERGSGTRQVLDAALAVHGGLAQPLLELSSTTAVKGAAESGAGPCVLSELALGEELSSRRLVKIPVAGVRLRRQLRAVWPSGHRPAGPARDLLSLTGRSSPSDG, encoded by the coding sequence ATGCCCAGCGACGCACCCGCACCCGTCCTCCTGTCCCACCGGGTCCCCGACCTCGGAGCGCTGGAGCTGCTGCTGGCCGTCGCCCGGCACGGCAGCCTGGGACGGGCGGCACGGGACGTCGGCATCACCCAGCCCGCCGCCAGCAGCCGCATCCGGTCGATGGAGCGACAGCTCGGCGTGGCCCTCCTCGACCGCTCGCCGCGCGGATCCCGGCTCACCGACGCGGGCGCGCTCGTCACCGACTGGGCGCGCCGGATCGTCGAGGCCGCCGAGGCATTCGATGTGGGCGCGCAGGCGCTGCGCGACCGGCGCGACTCCCGGCTGCGGGTCGCCGCCTCCATGACCATCGCCGAATATCTGCTGCCCGGCTGGCTGATCGCGCTGCGCGCCGCACGGCCGGACACCGCGGTCTCCTTGCTCGCGGGCAACTCGGCGGCGGTCGCGGGGCGCCTGCTCGCCGGGGAGGCCGACCTCGGATTCGTGGAGGGACTGTTCATACCGGAGGGCCTCGACGGCACGGTGATCGCGCACGACCGTCTCGTCGTCGTGGTCGCCCCGTCCCACGCGTGGGCCGGCCGCCGCACCCCGCTGACGCCGCAGGAACTGGCTGCGACCCCATTGATCCTGCGCGAGCGCGGCTCCGGCACCCGGCAGGTCCTGGACGCGGCACTCGCCGTGCACGGCGGGCTGGCGCAGCCATTGCTCGAACTGTCGTCCACGACGGCGGTGAAGGGGGCGGCGGAGAGCGGCGCGGGGCCGTGCGTGCTGAGCGAACTGGCGCTGGGGGAGGAGCTGTCCTCGCGGCGGCTGGTGAAGATCCCGGTGGCGGGGGTGCGGCTGAGGCGGCAGCTGCGGGCGGTCTGGCCCTCGGGACACCGGCCGGCGGGCCCGGCTCGCGACCTGCTGTCGCTGACGGGGCGATCGAGCCCGTCCGACGGTTGA
- a CDS encoding TDT family transporter, with product MAIFPQTRARTSAPYSAAVRLPSLRYIGPNWYATVMGTAIVAGAGAALPVHVPGLRAACTVVWALSALLLMAVLAARAGHWSAHRDQARAHLLDPAVAPFYGCLSMALLAVGGSTMVVGRDVVGHRAALAVDVVLYSAGTAIGLAVAVAIPYLMVVRHRPAPGTASPVWLLPVVAPMVSAALGPLLVPELPAGQWQEAMLLACYAMFGLSLLATLTMLPLIFARLVHQGPLPLALTPTLFLVLGPLGQSTTAVGQLADVAPGAIGAPYASAPGAFAVLYGVPVMGFALLWLALAVSMVVRALRGGMTFSMTWWGFTFPVGTCVTGAAGLARHTGLTAFTWLAVALYVLLVSAWAVAGLRTLRGLVSGALLAAPQAPRPVTARTT from the coding sequence ATGGCCATCTTTCCGCAGACCCGCGCCCGGACGAGCGCCCCGTACTCCGCCGCTGTGCGGCTTCCTTCTCTGCGGTACATCGGCCCCAACTGGTACGCGACGGTCATGGGCACCGCCATCGTGGCCGGCGCGGGCGCGGCGCTTCCCGTGCACGTGCCCGGGCTGCGCGCTGCCTGCACGGTGGTGTGGGCGCTCTCGGCGCTACTCCTCATGGCGGTTCTCGCCGCCCGCGCCGGGCACTGGTCCGCCCACCGCGACCAGGCCCGCGCCCATCTCCTCGACCCGGCCGTCGCCCCGTTCTACGGCTGCCTCTCGATGGCGCTGCTGGCCGTCGGCGGCTCCACGATGGTGGTCGGCCGGGATGTCGTCGGGCATCGGGCGGCCCTCGCCGTGGACGTGGTGCTCTACAGCGCGGGCACGGCGATCGGCCTGGCCGTCGCGGTCGCCATCCCGTATCTGATGGTCGTACGCCACCGTCCGGCACCCGGGACGGCGTCGCCGGTCTGGCTGCTGCCGGTGGTGGCGCCGATGGTCTCCGCGGCACTCGGCCCGCTGCTGGTGCCGGAGCTGCCCGCCGGTCAGTGGCAGGAGGCGATGCTGCTCGCCTGCTACGCGATGTTCGGGCTGAGCCTGCTGGCGACGCTGACGATGCTGCCGCTGATCTTCGCGCGGCTGGTCCACCAGGGTCCGCTGCCGCTCGCCCTGACCCCCACGTTGTTCCTGGTCCTCGGTCCGCTGGGCCAGTCGACGACCGCGGTCGGTCAGCTCGCCGATGTGGCGCCGGGTGCGATCGGGGCGCCGTACGCCTCCGCGCCCGGGGCGTTCGCCGTGCTGTACGGGGTGCCGGTGATGGGGTTCGCGCTGCTGTGGCTGGCGCTGGCCGTGTCGATGGTGGTGCGGGCGCTACGGGGCGGCATGACGTTCAGCATGACCTGGTGGGGCTTCACCTTCCCCGTCGGCACGTGTGTCACCGGCGCGGCGGGGCTGGCCCGGCACACCGGGCTGACGGCGTTCACCTGGCTGGCCGTCGCGCTGTACGTGCTGCTGGTGTCGGCGTGGGCGGTGGCAGGGCTGCGGACGCTGCGCGGGCTGGTCAGCGGAGCGCTGCTCGCAGCGCCGCAGGCGCCCCGGCCAGTGACGGCCCGTACCACGTGA
- a CDS encoding FadR/GntR family transcriptional regulator: protein MAQESESGRHGSVRQLRPVLRPVRAGNGFEEALEQILQVVRLGLVPGGERLPAERDLAELLGISRVTLREVLKVLQDQRLVESRRGRYGGTFVLPRTDSPGEDELRRRVAAVDIEDVLRFREALETGAAELCATHGLTDEGAERLRTALAATHDAPLPDYRRRDTLLHLTLAELSGSASLTAQYAAVRATVNDLLDCIPLLVRNLEHSQHQHTALVEAVLDGDAEAARAVMREHCAGTAALLRGFLA from the coding sequence GTGGCGCAGGAAAGCGAGTCCGGCCGGCACGGCTCCGTGCGGCAACTGCGACCCGTGCTGCGGCCCGTGCGCGCGGGCAACGGCTTCGAGGAGGCGCTCGAACAGATCCTCCAGGTGGTCAGGCTCGGCCTGGTGCCCGGCGGCGAGCGGCTGCCCGCCGAGCGCGACCTGGCCGAGCTGCTCGGGATCAGCCGGGTCACGCTGCGCGAGGTGCTGAAGGTGCTGCAGGACCAGCGGCTGGTGGAGAGCAGACGAGGGAGGTACGGCGGCACCTTCGTGCTCCCCCGTACCGACAGCCCCGGCGAGGACGAACTGCGCCGCCGGGTGGCGGCCGTCGACATCGAGGACGTCCTGCGCTTCCGTGAGGCGCTGGAGACCGGCGCGGCCGAACTGTGCGCCACCCACGGACTGACGGACGAGGGCGCGGAACGGCTGCGTACGGCTCTGGCGGCGACACACGATGCACCTCTGCCCGACTACCGCAGGCGCGACACCCTTCTGCATCTGACACTGGCCGAGCTGTCCGGCTCCGCTTCACTGACCGCGCAGTACGCGGCCGTCCGGGCCACCGTGAACGACCTGCTGGACTGCATACCGCTGCTCGTGCGGAACCTGGAGCACTCGCAGCATCAGCACACCGCGCTCGTCGAGGCGGTGCTCGACGGGGACGCCGAAGCGGCGCGCGCCGTGATGCGTGAACACTGCGCGGGCACGGCGGCGCTGCTGCGCGGATTCCTGGCCTGA
- a CDS encoding helix-turn-helix domain-containing protein, giving the protein MDDKEALRVGAAVRRRRRTLGLTLAAVATRSGLSVPFLSQIENERARPSARSLDRVADALETTTARLRAAADSARAVELVRAGEGDGARRVVRGRHQLSALEFTGEMDLGREFQHRNDEVMYVVEGAAEVEAEGQAYRLERGDTLFLSGGVRHRWRATMPETRLLVVAVAEHVDATNDPRR; this is encoded by the coding sequence ATGGACGACAAGGAAGCACTCCGCGTGGGCGCCGCGGTCCGCCGACGGCGCAGAACTCTGGGGCTCACACTGGCCGCGGTCGCCACCCGCAGCGGCCTGTCCGTGCCGTTCCTCAGCCAGATCGAGAACGAGCGGGCCAGACCCAGCGCCCGGTCGCTGGACCGGGTGGCCGACGCCCTGGAGACCACCACGGCGCGGCTGCGCGCCGCCGCCGACTCGGCGCGCGCTGTCGAGCTGGTCCGGGCGGGCGAGGGCGACGGGGCACGCCGAGTGGTGCGAGGGCGGCATCAGCTCAGTGCGCTGGAGTTCACCGGCGAAATGGATCTCGGGCGGGAGTTCCAGCACCGCAACGACGAGGTGATGTACGTCGTGGAGGGCGCCGCCGAGGTGGAGGCGGAGGGGCAGGCGTACCGGCTGGAGCGCGGCGACACCCTGTTCCTGTCGGGTGGCGTACGGCACCGCTGGCGGGCCACGATGCCGGAGACCCGGCTGCTGGTCGTCGCGGTCGCGGAACATGTCGACGCCACGAACGACCCGAGGCGCTGA
- a CDS encoding helical backbone metal receptor — protein sequence MSESVSVPAPALRVVSLVPSLTEAVAATAPGLLVGVTDWCTHPAGLTAARIGGTKNPDVAAIVALRPDLVVANEEENRAPDLAALRAAGIEVLTTEIRSLDQAFAELHRVLVTGCGLARPRWLDEAEAAWAALPPPDEPRRAIVPIWRRPWMVLGRDTFAGELLARLGVRNVYAGHTERYPRIPLDELNAAGADLVVLPDEPYRFTAGDGPEAFPALPAVLVDGRYLTWYGPSLAGAPAALRAALR from the coding sequence GTGTCCGAATCGGTGTCCGTCCCGGCCCCGGCGCTCCGCGTCGTCTCGCTCGTCCCCTCGCTCACCGAAGCCGTCGCCGCCACCGCCCCCGGCCTCCTCGTCGGTGTCACCGACTGGTGCACCCATCCGGCCGGTCTGACCGCCGCACGCATCGGCGGAACCAAGAACCCCGATGTTGCCGCGATCGTCGCGCTCCGCCCCGATCTCGTCGTCGCCAACGAGGAGGAGAACCGCGCACCCGACCTCGCCGCGCTGCGTGCCGCGGGCATCGAGGTCCTCACCACCGAGATCCGCAGCCTCGACCAGGCCTTCGCCGAACTGCACCGTGTCCTGGTGACCGGCTGCGGGCTGGCCAGGCCACGCTGGCTCGACGAGGCCGAGGCCGCCTGGGCGGCGCTCCCGCCGCCGGACGAGCCGCGCCGCGCGATCGTGCCGATCTGGCGCCGGCCCTGGATGGTGCTGGGCCGCGACACGTTCGCGGGCGAACTGCTGGCCCGGCTCGGTGTGCGGAACGTGTACGCCGGTCACACCGAGCGCTACCCCCGCATCCCGCTCGACGAACTGAACGCGGCGGGCGCCGACCTGGTCGTCCTGCCCGACGAGCCGTACCGCTTCACCGCAGGCGATGGACCCGAGGCCTTCCCCGCACTGCCCGCCGTACTCGTCGACGGGCGGTACCTCACGTGGTACGGGCCGTCACTGGCCGGGGCGCCTGCGGCGCTGCGAGCAGCGCTCCGCTGA
- a CDS encoding aldehyde dehydrogenase family protein: MTTEHQVLNPATEEVVAIVPATTAAEVDTAVRRAAAAQRIWAAMAPADRARLLRRFAAAVDEHREELARLEVREAGHTLANARWEAGNVRDLLEFAAGGVERLSGRQIPVPGGIDLTLLEPLGVVGVIAPWNFPMPIAAWGVAPALAAGNAVLLKPAETTPLTALRLARLALEAGLPEHLFQVLPGAGAETGNALVEHPGVAKIVFTGSTRVGKQIMARCAERVKRLTLELGGKSPNIVFADADIEAAAAAAPMAFLDNAGQDCCARTRILVQRSAYDRFLELLAPAVASVVVGDPSDEKTGMGPLISRAQLERVRSYVPEGATAIRGGAPEGPGFWFPPTVLTDARPDSPVATEEVFGPVAVVLPFEDEADAVRLANATEYGLAGSIWTRDVGRALRVSQAVQAGNLSVNSHSSVRYWTPFGGYKQSGLGRELGPDALTAFTETKNVFISTEA, translated from the coding sequence GTGACCACCGAGCACCAGGTACTCAACCCGGCGACCGAAGAAGTCGTAGCGATCGTCCCGGCCACCACCGCGGCCGAGGTCGACACCGCCGTGCGCCGGGCAGCGGCCGCCCAGCGGATCTGGGCGGCAATGGCCCCCGCGGACCGCGCGCGCCTGCTGCGCCGCTTCGCCGCGGCCGTCGACGAACACCGCGAGGAGCTGGCCCGGCTGGAGGTCCGTGAGGCCGGCCACACCCTCGCCAACGCCCGGTGGGAAGCGGGCAACGTCCGCGATCTGCTCGAATTCGCCGCCGGGGGAGTCGAGCGGCTCAGCGGCCGGCAGATCCCGGTCCCGGGCGGCATCGACCTCACCCTGCTCGAACCCCTCGGCGTCGTCGGCGTGATCGCCCCGTGGAACTTCCCGATGCCGATCGCCGCCTGGGGCGTCGCCCCCGCCCTCGCGGCAGGCAATGCCGTCCTCCTCAAGCCCGCCGAGACCACCCCGCTCACCGCACTGCGACTCGCCCGACTCGCCCTGGAAGCAGGCCTGCCTGAGCATCTCTTCCAGGTGCTGCCCGGAGCCGGTGCCGAAACGGGCAACGCCCTCGTCGAACACCCCGGTGTCGCCAAGATCGTCTTCACCGGCTCCACCCGGGTCGGCAAGCAGATCATGGCCAGGTGCGCCGAGCGCGTGAAGCGACTCACCCTCGAACTCGGCGGCAAGAGCCCCAACATCGTCTTCGCCGACGCCGACATCGAGGCAGCCGCGGCCGCCGCGCCCATGGCGTTCCTCGACAACGCGGGCCAGGACTGCTGCGCCCGCACCCGCATCCTCGTCCAGCGCTCCGCCTACGACCGCTTCCTCGAACTCCTCGCCCCGGCCGTCGCCTCGGTCGTCGTCGGCGACCCCTCCGACGAGAAGACCGGGATGGGGCCGCTGATCTCCCGGGCCCAGCTGGAACGCGTACGGTCGTACGTCCCCGAGGGCGCGACCGCGATCCGGGGCGGCGCACCCGAGGGCCCCGGGTTCTGGTTCCCACCGACCGTGCTGACCGACGCCCGCCCCGACTCGCCCGTGGCCACCGAAGAGGTCTTCGGACCGGTCGCCGTCGTCCTGCCCTTCGAGGACGAAGCCGACGCCGTCCGGCTCGCGAACGCGACCGAGTACGGCCTCGCCGGCTCCATCTGGACCCGGGACGTCGGCCGCGCGCTGCGCGTCTCCCAAGCGGTCCAGGCCGGGAACCTGTCCGTCAACTCGCACTCCAGCGTTCGCTACTGGACCCCGTTCGGTGGCTACAAGCAGTCCGGTCTCGGCCGGGAACTGGGCCCCGACGCCCTGACCGCCTTCACCGAAACCAAGAACGTCTTCATCAGTACGGAGGCCTGA
- a CDS encoding gamma-glutamyl-gamma-aminobutyrate hydrolase family protein produces MSVPLIGVTTYLEPVARWGVWELPAALLPSAYPRLVQRSGGLAALLSPDAPDRAAAAVARLDGLVIAGGADVEPARYGAEPGPRTGPPNRERDAWELALLDAALGSGTPVLGICRGMQLMNVAFGGTLVQHLDGHAGPDGKAGVLGEHPVTPVPGTRYASIVPEETAVPTYHHQAVDRLAPDLVASAHAADGTVEAVELPGARWALGVQWHPEMGDDLRVMQALVTEAARG; encoded by the coding sequence ATGTCCGTACCGCTCATCGGCGTCACCACCTATCTGGAGCCCGTCGCCCGCTGGGGTGTCTGGGAACTGCCCGCCGCGCTGCTCCCGTCCGCCTACCCGCGGCTGGTCCAGCGCTCCGGGGGCCTCGCCGCCCTCCTGTCGCCGGACGCCCCTGACCGGGCGGCGGCCGCCGTGGCCCGGCTGGACGGGCTCGTCATCGCGGGCGGCGCCGATGTCGAGCCCGCACGGTACGGCGCGGAGCCCGGTCCGAGGACGGGGCCGCCGAACCGGGAGCGCGACGCCTGGGAGCTGGCCCTGCTCGATGCCGCCCTGGGGTCCGGCACACCGGTGCTCGGCATCTGCCGTGGCATGCAGCTCATGAATGTGGCGTTCGGCGGCACCCTCGTCCAGCACCTGGACGGGCATGCCGGGCCGGACGGGAAGGCCGGGGTCCTCGGCGAGCACCCGGTGACACCTGTGCCGGGGACGCGCTACGCATCGATCGTGCCCGAGGAGACCGCCGTGCCGACCTACCACCACCAGGCCGTGGACCGCCTCGCACCGGACCTGGTGGCGTCGGCCCACGCGGCGGACGGCACGGTGGAGGCGGTCGAACTGCCGGGGGCCCGGTGGGCGCTCGGGGTTCAGTGGCATCCGGAGATGGGTGACGACCTGCGGGTCATGCAGGCGCTGGTGACGGAGGCGGCGCGCGGCTGA
- a CDS encoding aminoglycoside phosphotransferase family protein yields the protein MTVTAPPASGVRHHWADLPDSVRSAVEDILGARVVHAQSQSGGFSPGVAARVRLTDGRRAFVKAVSAEANPGSPDLHRAEARNTAALPPGAPVPRLLGSYDDGTRVALVLQDIDGRQPRIPWTSAELDRVLTAVGELNRTLTPAPIEAPAVADSEAETFSGWRTLLAARDSDGLPGRLDPWAARHLDVLAGLESGWSGPATGDSLAHGDLRADNILLTDDRVVFVDWPHALRAAPWFDLLVMLPCVAAQGGPDPDTVFTTHSLGRAADPAGVNAVLAALAGYFVAHSLMPDPPGLPTVRAFQGAQGAAALEWLRGRLGRRTR from the coding sequence ATGACAGTGACCGCCCCGCCGGCCTCGGGCGTCCGCCACCACTGGGCCGACCTCCCGGACTCCGTACGCAGCGCCGTCGAGGACATCCTCGGTGCCCGCGTCGTCCACGCGCAGAGCCAGAGCGGCGGGTTCTCACCGGGAGTCGCCGCCCGGGTCCGGCTCACCGACGGACGACGCGCGTTCGTCAAGGCGGTCAGCGCCGAGGCGAACCCGGGCAGCCCCGACCTGCACCGCGCCGAGGCCCGGAACACCGCCGCTCTCCCGCCCGGCGCCCCCGTGCCGCGGCTGCTGGGATCGTACGACGACGGGACCCGGGTCGCCCTCGTCCTCCAGGACATCGACGGCCGCCAGCCGCGCATCCCCTGGACGTCGGCGGAGCTGGACCGGGTCCTGACAGCGGTCGGCGAGCTGAACCGGACCCTGACTCCGGCCCCGATCGAGGCGCCCGCCGTCGCCGACAGCGAGGCCGAGACGTTCAGCGGCTGGCGGACCCTGCTTGCCGCGCGTGACTCCGACGGTCTGCCCGGGCGGCTCGACCCGTGGGCCGCACGCCACCTCGACGTACTCGCGGGGCTGGAGTCCGGCTGGTCCGGGCCCGCCACCGGCGACAGCCTCGCCCATGGGGATCTGCGCGCCGACAACATCCTGCTCACCGACGACCGGGTGGTGTTCGTCGACTGGCCGCACGCGCTGCGAGCCGCGCCCTGGTTCGATCTGCTGGTGATGCTGCCGTGCGTGGCCGCCCAGGGCGGCCCCGACCCGGACACCGTGTTCACCACGCACTCCCTGGGGCGCGCCGCCGACCCGGCCGGAGTGAACGCGGTCCTTGCCGCGCTCGCCGGCTACTTCGTCGCGCACTCGCTGATGCCGGACCCACCGGGGCTGCCGACCGTAAGGGCGTTCCAGGGCGCGCAGGGGGCGGCGGCGCTGGAATGGCTGCGCGGCAGGCTCGGACGGCGCACGCGGTAG
- a CDS encoding 3-oxoacyl-ACP reductase has protein sequence MTTDTENICRRLVGRTAVITGAGSGIGLATARRLASEGAHVVCADIDETAGKAAADEAGGIFVRTDVTDPEQVEALFKAAYDTYGSVDIAFNNAGISPPDDDSILTTGLEAWKRVQDVNLTSVYLCCKSALPYMRRQGRGSIINTASFVAVMGAATSQISYTASKGGVLAMSRELGVQFAREGIRVNALCPGPVNTPLLQELFAKDPERAARRLVHIPVGRFAEATEIAAAVAFLASDDSSFVNATDFLVDGGISGAYVTPV, from the coding sequence ATGACCACCGACACCGAGAACATCTGCCGCCGCCTGGTCGGCCGCACCGCCGTCATCACCGGCGCCGGCAGCGGCATCGGCCTCGCCACCGCGCGCCGCCTGGCATCCGAGGGCGCCCACGTCGTCTGCGCGGACATCGACGAGACCGCGGGCAAGGCCGCGGCCGACGAGGCCGGCGGCATCTTCGTACGCACCGATGTCACCGACCCCGAACAGGTCGAGGCGCTCTTCAAGGCCGCGTACGACACCTACGGCTCCGTCGACATCGCCTTCAACAACGCGGGCATCTCGCCGCCCGACGACGACTCCATCCTCACCACCGGACTGGAGGCCTGGAAGCGCGTCCAGGACGTCAACCTCACCTCCGTCTACCTCTGTTGCAAGTCCGCCCTCCCCTACATGCGGCGCCAGGGCCGCGGCTCGATCATCAACACCGCGTCGTTCGTGGCCGTCATGGGCGCGGCCACCAGCCAGATCTCGTACACCGCGTCCAAGGGCGGCGTGCTCGCCATGTCCCGCGAGCTCGGTGTCCAGTTCGCCCGCGAAGGCATCCGCGTCAACGCGCTCTGCCCCGGGCCGGTCAACACCCCGCTGCTCCAGGAGCTGTTCGCCAAGGACCCGGAGCGCGCGGCCCGCCGGCTGGTGCACATCCCGGTCGGCCGGTTCGCGGAGGCCACCGAGATCGCGGCGGCGGTCGCATTCCTCGCGAGCGACGACTCCTCGTTCGTGAACGCCACGGACTTCCTGGTCGACGGTGGAATCTCCGGCGCGTACGTCACGCCCGTCTGA
- a CDS encoding DUF2510 domain-containing protein: MSNATPPGWYPDSATPGTDRWWDGTAWTAHTRPNTPAPQQPVPPPYAGGGSGGGGGVRTVAIATAALVVVGAAVTGAVLLGGDDGGTDSKSSGPTRSAPLPTATATATAGGDGPATDPTLLVDQLNGITLPIPDGWEKPESTVDKALTMRTAGSYACPGDSSAFCYHGTVTTRTASETDLASAEALAKQDITTAADKAYEENIVGDRIHGGITSHEQLRSASVSVAGRTGYEVRWRVHTAKGPGGYVQSLVFPSTVGSESPVIVRYAFDAGPGGPPLSLMDTLTRAIRPIDDSETGGGVGSSVAP; this comes from the coding sequence ATGAGCAACGCGACACCGCCCGGCTGGTACCCGGACTCCGCGACCCCGGGCACCGACCGGTGGTGGGACGGCACGGCATGGACCGCTCACACCCGGCCGAACACGCCCGCACCGCAGCAGCCGGTCCCACCCCCGTACGCAGGCGGAGGCAGCGGCGGCGGGGGCGGCGTCCGGACCGTGGCGATCGCGACGGCGGCCCTGGTCGTAGTCGGTGCCGCCGTCACCGGGGCCGTCCTGCTGGGCGGGGACGACGGAGGTACGGATTCCAAGTCGTCCGGGCCGACCCGCTCCGCACCGCTCCCCACCGCCACCGCCACCGCCACGGCCGGCGGGGACGGTCCGGCGACGGACCCGACGCTGCTCGTCGACCAGCTCAACGGCATCACCCTGCCGATCCCCGACGGCTGGGAGAAGCCTGAGAGCACTGTTGACAAGGCCCTCACCATGCGCACGGCCGGCTCCTACGCCTGCCCCGGCGACTCCTCCGCCTTCTGCTACCACGGCACGGTGACCACGCGTACGGCGAGCGAGACGGACCTCGCTTCCGCCGAGGCCCTGGCCAAGCAGGACATCACCACCGCGGCCGACAAGGCGTACGAGGAGAACATCGTCGGCGACCGGATCCACGGAGGCATCACCTCCCATGAGCAGCTGAGATCGGCATCGGTCAGCGTGGCGGGCCGCACGGGCTACGAGGTGCGCTGGCGGGTCCACACGGCCAAGGGGCCCGGCGGCTACGTGCAGTCGCTCGTCTTCCCGTCGACGGTCGGCAGCGAATCGCCGGTCATCGTGCGCTACGCCTTCGACGCGGGACCCGGCGGACCGCCGCTCTCCCTCATGGACACCCTCACCCGGGCCATCCGGCCGATCGACGACAGCGAGACCGGCGGCGGCGTCGGCAGCTCCGTGGCTCCCTGA